Part of the Bacteroidota bacterium genome, GAGGAAGGGTCGAAGTGAATCATTTCCGGGCGATGCCGTGAATCAAGGCCCGAGCAATTCCTTGCCAATAATGGATAGTAATGGCTCGACTGAATCCGATCCATCCTGGCCGAGCGCCCAGATGATTGCCCCTCCGAGGTTCTTTCCCTTCAGCCATTGGCACTTTAGCCGGATCGACTCTTGGTCGTCGTAGGATATCACCCTTCTGGTCGATTGGTTGAGTAGATAGGGGACACTGTTGGTGGTATCCCATCTTCTCTGCCAACTGCCATGGGAAAAATCCGGAAGCGTCGCAAACGTCACCTCGACACAGCTATCGGTGCGGGCCCCGAGTCCGGCCCCTAATGGACAGTGATATTGCCTCCCATAAAACGGGAAACCAAAGAGGAGTTTCTTGGGGGAAACAGTGCGAAGAAGGAGCTCGATGTCGCTCTGAGCTATCGAAAGCGGCGCATTATCGTCTGCCGTCAATGAAACACACGTTGAATAGTCATACGTCATGACACCGATCCAATCAAGATAGGGGTCCAGTTCGGCCAATGCATATCCCCTCTCACCCACTGAAGGTGGAATCGCCATGCTGAGTGTATAATATGTATTGCCCGATCTCAGGGCACCGCTGATCTCTCGAATGAGCTTCGTTACGATCGGACGCTCATCGAGTGTGGGATACTCCCAATCGATGTCGACGCCGTCGTACTTGTTGGAGACGCAAAACGACTTGAGCGCAGAGACAAAGACACGCCGTTTGTTCGAATCGGAGGCGATTCCGGAAAAGTTTGAACTTCCGCCCCAACCTCCAACCGAGATCACTGCCTTCCTGTTGTTCTGATGCACTGTGCGCGCGAAGCCATCTATTTCAGAACGGATATCGTCTATGTTGAGTGTTCCATCGGGGTTGGGGATCGCAAATGCATGAGAAACATGCGTGATGTTCTCGTATTTTATCCGTGAAACGTCGTACCCGTTCCCGGAATTGAAATAGTACCCCACCACAATTCTCCCCCCGGCGGGCTGCTCAGCCCCCTTTTCATCGCCGCCGTTGGCGGCGATTGGGACAACAAGGGTAAGCATAACGATCATTGTTTTCAATTTCATGCCCCTACGACTCCGTGTTGGTGAGAAGAAAGGTTAATTCGTATCGATTCAATTCGTGCGACGTACTCCAGGGCGAACCGGGATGACTCGGGAATCTGGAGTTTCCGGAGTTGCTCATATGCCGTCCGGTAGTAGTTCTCGACAAGCCGGAGAATACTTTCCAATGGTCTTGGGGGAAACGGCGATTCCTTGCGCGGGGTTTCTGGATACATTCTGTTTGAGGACCGGATCAGCACGTTTATGACGTAGTTGTAGCGGTCCCGTTTCAGGTCTTCTGCCACGTCGAAGAAGTCGTCGAGCACTTGCGCTCCGCGTGATAGTTTATTTGCAAACGATTCCACGGCTTCAAACTCGCAGTACTTCCCCGTGAGAACACAGACCGCCCACGATCCGGTAAGAAACACCGAATTGATACGGGCATACTCATCAAGCAGGTGTTCCGGCCTCGAAGCCGGCGTACGCTGAAGAAGATCCGCCTCCTCGATCGCATCCCTGGTTCCCTCGATCAATCCGGGATACCTTTTCCAGAATATCGAGGGTCGGGGGAACAATCGCTCAAATCTTCGCCCAGCCTCCTTGAAGAGCGCGTCGGGAACGGATCTCAGGATCCGTGGATGCCTTTCCGGCTCGTCCAGCAGATCATCGTAGAGACGGAAAGCAACGAATAGCAGGTACTGTGCTTCAATGATTTCGGTGAGATGTGCGGCTCCCTTTCTATCGTTGCTTCTTCGCAATAGCCACTCCGGTAGGAGCATCCAGTAGGGCAGCTCCAAGGGCGGGAGTTGCGATGGATCTCCCGCCTTTCGCCGAGAGCGATATCCTTGCCAATACTCGACAAACGCACTTTGCTCGGTTGCGGAGAGCTTTGGAGTAAAGGGGCGGAGGATACCTGAAATCTCTTTCATGGGTAGAATGGATATCAAAGGCCCCCCCACGGATCAGGAGGTTTCTGGTCCAACGTCACCTCCCCCTTCGAGTGGTAATCACCCAGTTTTGCCGTAAAATAGACCAATGTTTCTCGTACTTGGATTTTGCCTGTCCAACCTTTGGGTGGAGCTACGTCGAACATTTTTTCGATCTCATTTATTACTTGGGATTTATCGATTATCCAGTCGGGGAGAAGGACTTTATTCATGGCGGCGACCGGACCCGTGCCCTGGTTCATATCATAGAGCGCGGCACCCAGCTTATCCAACTTGGCTTGTGTCAGGGGGACTCCGTTTTGATCGACCGTTCCATAAAAAAAGTTCGTCACATCTTGTAGGGTTGCCGAAACAGGTTTACCTGCCATTTCGTTTCTCCTTATATTATTGGTCACATTTTGGATATTGATTAGTTGGTGAAATGCGTTCTGCTATCTTTTTGCCTGATCACTCAGAGAATCCTTTGCCCGAAATTGCTTAAAAAATTTCAAAGCTGTTTGGGTATCTCCACTTTGCTCATAAAGCTTCCCCAGAATTGGGTAGATCTCAGAAAGCCCGGGATTCAATTTAAGCGCAGCACGGTATTCGTCCTTCGCTGAATCGACTTTTCCCAATTTTGAGAGACAATCGGCCAGGTGACGATGGTATGAAGGATCATTCAACTTCAGAGCGATCGCTTGACGGTAGAACTCCTCCCCTTTCCCGAAGAGCTCGTCGTCGGCATACATCTTTGCGAGTCCGGCGAACCCCTCCGCTGCAGAATCTCCCAGTTCCGCGCAGCGTTGAAGGTACGATACTTCGTACTTCAAGGCGTTAACGGTGTCACCCAGGCGCGTTGTAACGGCGGCAAGTAAACCGTAATTACCCTTGTAAACCGGCTTAATGGAAAGGGACGATTCGAGGACCTCTCTTGCGCGCTTGAGGTCGTGGAGACTTTCGTAGCATCCGGCGAGAAGATAATAAGCGGCGGAATACTGCCAACGCATTTGCATCACCGGTTTCAGATCCGCGATTGCCGCATCATAATTTTTTAGGATGTAATGATCGATGGCAAGATTGAAGAGCAGGATATTATTGTCCGGGGAAAATTCCAGCGCGTGCTGAAGTGCCCGTATCTGCCCCGCGAGGTCGCCGGACGCGTACGCCTCCGCCCAGCCGATCATCGCTTGGTCGAAAGGGCTGGCGGAGGGTTCGAGTCTCTTCAGGACAGCGATCTCCTGCCGCGCCTCATCAACCTTCCTGTGCCCCACCAATGTTGAGACGAGCCAGATGCGGGGAGACACGAATTCCGAGTCGAGGGCGATGGCCCGTCTGAGATAGGGCTCGCCGCCCGGTTCTATCCGGAAAATATAACGGCTCGCCTGGAGAAAAGCCTTCAGGGCCTCGACGTTGCGAACCCCATGTTGATACCACACGTTGAGTTCAGTTTCCCGGCCCGCTTCAAGCTGGTGAACCTGAAAATAGCTCCGGATGCCGGAGGCGATGGAATCTGCCGCAGCTGCCATATCCGGCTCCCCGGAAAAGGCGGCATCGGTCGAATAAACCACGCTGCGACTGCTCGCTTCCACGACCTGGGTGTGGATAACATAAGGTTTTGCGCCTGATCCGGACACCAAAGAAATTGTGCCATCGATGATATCGCTCAGTCCGACAGACCGGGCCGCGTCGAACAACTGCCCGGTCGTGTGTTGGGAATTCGATCCGCCGAAGGAGCTCTCAATGAGACCGTTCAAGCTCATCGGGTCGATGATGCCGAGCCCGCCTGTCCCCGTCAGCCGTTGCACAAGAAGACCTTGCAGAGCGTAGGCCCACTGATTCGGATCATTCGGCACCGCCAGATTGCGGTAAGGTACGATGCCGACACGGAGCGCGCCGGGGCGCCCGTGTGAACCATCCGGATTGTTTTGAACGAAGCGCCAGAGCGCTCCAGCCGCGACCAGAAGGATGGCAAGTACCAGCTGCACCCGGCGCTTCTGTGTCAGTGCTACCCTTTTCCGGGAGGGACCGGGCGACGTGGCACCCAGCGCGTTTAGCACTTCATCGGCAGACTGGAAACGCTGCGCCGCGTTTTTCTCGAGACACCGGAGATACACCGCTTGACACAGATCGGGAATATCGCCTCGCACAGTTCGGAGGTCCAGGGGCGGCTCATGCAAAATCTTGTACATGATCGCCTCGGAATAGTCTCCCGGGAACGGAAGCTGTTGGGCCAGCATTTCGCCGAGAACAATGCCCGCAGCCCAGATGTCGCAGCGCTGGTCGACTGTCCCCCCCGATAGCTGTTCGGGGGACATGTATGCGATGCTTCCGACCACGGCATTGGTCGCCGTAATTGTGGGCTCGCCGGACAACTTCGAAACGCCAAAGTCCAGAATCTTTACGGTGCCGTCCCGCATCAAAATTACATTGGCCGGCTTGATGTCTCGGTGCACGATTCCCTTGGCGTGGGCTGCCTGAAGCCCATGCAGAAGCTGCTGAAAGACGCGAAGGGCTTCGGCAACGGGGAGAGGTCCCCGGCCGATGCGGGCTTTCAGGGTCTCACCTTCGACGTACTCCATCGCAATGAACGATTGGGACCCCTCCCCCGAGGGTTCTGAAGCCTCGGCGTATTCGTACACAGCGGCGACATTCGGATGTTGTATCCGGGCCGCCGCCCGCGCTTCGAGCGCGAAACGGGGAGTCGATCGTGGGTCGTCCTTCGCGTGCCGCGTCAGAAACTTGAGCACCACGGTCCGGCGTAGATTCACATCCTCGGCTTTATAGACCACTCCCATGCCGCCTTCGCCGAGTTTCTCAAGAATCTTATAGTGGGATATTGTCTGACCAATCATGCCGGAGTTTGACGTGTCAATTGAAATGTCTGAGCACCGCGACAAGTGAAGCCAGGATGAGCCAAGGGATCCACGCACCTCAACCCGTGGTAGTTGAATGCGGATCCGCGACTGGTCGTAAGAAGAAACCTAGATGAGCTAAAAACCCCCGGGATTGGATATTGCTGCAGGAGGAAGGTAATGAATGATGACGAGATTGTCAACGCGGCGCGGCTCGTGGGCAGGTAGAGTCCCAATTTCACCGAACATGTCATCCTGAGGGAGCGTAGCGACCGAAGGATCTCGTCTTTCCGATCCGCGAGATCCTTCGCTTCGCTCAGGATGACAAAATAAGAAACTCCCCGCCGGCATCAAGCGACTCAGTTAGGTCCTCCTTCCTTAATCTCGTCATGCTGACATGCTCTTGGTCAGCATCTTTCAACGCTTTTAGAAGGACCCCGTCACCTCCTCCGACTGGGAGACATCAGGAAGGCCTGTGAAGTCTTTGGGAAGAACGTGCAGGAAAACGATCAGGGCTTCGCGACGCGCGTCAATTGATTGGCAACCAGTTGCCAGCTTCCCTTGCGCTTCACCCACACATGCATGCTCCGAAAATTGTCGGCGGTCGACTGGCCGCTGTATTGGCCCTTCAGAAAGACATGACTTTTGACGACCGCCACATTTCCATAAACCCGCACGTGAACTTGGTCTTCATTCGGGACGATGGAATCCAGCGCCGTCGCGCCCGATTTCAGATTCGCAATCCGCTCCGCCTTGGTCACGAGGACTCCGCTCGCATTCGTGAACAGGTATTCGTCGCCCCAAATCGAATCCAGTTTCTTCACATCTTTTTGTATCAGTGCCACGCGGTAGGTGGCGATCCTCTCCATCACCTCTTTGACACTGGCGGAATCGCCGACCACTTTCGGCGTTTTTGTCTGGGAAAACAGGTTCGGAGAGAGAAGAACAACGAAACTGAGCAACATCACGACGTGTCTCACGGGGATGCCTCCATAGATGATGGGTTGTTGGATTTAGGGATCACGTGTTCTTGGATAGGAGCACCCAAGGTACGGATGGGAAGGTAGCAATCACCAAGGAAAAACGCAACAGGCAGGCGGGGGAGCGCTGTGAATGAGAACGATGCCAGACGGTGATTTGTCCGTCCTTGGAAGCTACCTAATTGACTTGCTGCCTCTGAGTGTGTATATTGAGTTTGTAGAATATGATAATATGAATATACAATCATAACCTGAGGATGGCATGCCCGCCGTAAAAATCGGTACCAGTCGACAGGTGGTAATTCCAAAAAAGATTCATGATGAAATCGGACTCACGCCCGGTGATTACCTGGAGGTCGAACTCCACGATGGAAAGGTTGTCTTGACCCCAAAGACCCTCGTTGACAAACAAATCAAGGATCGTCTCAAAGAGGGTTTGGAAGACATCAAGAGAGGTCGGATCCATGGTCCATTCCATTCTACCAAGGACATGGTCCGCTCGCTCCGCAAGGGTAAGAAATCCAAGAAGAGGTGATGGATCTCTACTACACTGAGCGCTTTCGGAAGAGCTATGAGGAGGCTCCGCTCAAAGTTCAGCGGGCCTTCGATCGAAAGGTGGCACTGTTGGTAGGTGGCCTGCGCCACCCTTCGCTCAGAGCAAAGAAGTAAGACGAATCAAGAGATATCTGGCAGGCGCGGATTAACGACAATTGGAGATTCTACTTCACGATCGAGGGAGGGACATATTATCTCCTCGACATTATTCCCCACCCTAAATAGTCCTCCTCTAACCGCTACAAAAGGAAAAGTGGACAGGGGCGGAATTGAACCGCCGACACACGGCTTTTCAGGCCGTTGCTCTACCAACTGAGCTACCTGTCCAACGCTGGTCTGTTACGCGATGAGAGCCCCGGTATTTGAGACCGGGCTTATGGTTTCTGGAATGTCAGAAGCTCGCGGCAATCTGAGCTGAGGACGCGCAGTCCCTTCACTTCGGAGAGGCCCTGCGCCGACTTGGCCATCGATTCCCCCACCCGGCGCGGCAGATAGACCTTTCCCGTCGGCTTGAATCCCGCATCCCGGAAGAGAACCGTTATTTCGTTCGGAAAGTCGATGAAATCCGTTACGGTGAAGGCCGGCTCGACCACGATCGATACTTTTCCTCCCGACTTGAGAATCCTGGTGCACTCCCGCACGATACCCTTGAATTTCAGGATGAATTCGGCTTTCGAGGCGTCCATGCTCACTTCGAAATCGGTCGCCGAATCCTTCTGTGTGAAATCGGACGGCGGATCAAGGAAGATGTAATCAACCGATCCGGACTGCTCCGGAATCCCGGTCAGGAGGATGTTGTTCCGTGCAATGCGGTCGTCGATCGGATTGATATCGTACATCTTGTATTTCCGGTTGCTGAAATGCGGCAGCACATCGATGATGTCTCCCAGCGTTCCGCTTCCTGCGAACGGGTCGATAATGTAGTCGTCCGGCTTCGAGTAGTAGTAGAGCGCGTTCGCCACAATGTGGCCCGGCAGTCTTCCCTTGAAGCTCGGCTTTCCGAAGCGGGGGTCCGGCGTCTCGAATGTCCAGACATTGCGCTCGCGCAGGTCGAACCCGTATTTCGTACGCTCGTCGATTCTCTTGGCGACATCGTCGTCATGAATCTTCTTGCGAAGATCCGAGATTGTCCAGTGGTAATCGAGAGCCATCTTCTCGTACTGGTCCCGCTTCCGGGTCTCGTCGACTTTTGTCGCGAGATCGAAGTAAAATACCTCCGGCAGTTGACGTTTCTTGACGTCGGGGTAGTACGAGTAGTATTGCTGGCACTGCTTCAGCATCGAATAGGGAAATTTGATCCCGGGGTGCGATGTCACCATCTTCAGGACATGATCCTCGAACATCCCCGCCTTGCGGGCGACCGGCATCACCTTTTCGACAAGGAACCTGCCGAGGTCCCAGTAATTGTCGACGTTGAACGAGTTGAGCTCTCGTACAAGGTCCGCCACTGAAAACTGTTTCGGCTCGGTTCGCGATGCGCTTTGACGCGTTGCGGGCGCCGGTTTCTTCTTTGCTTTCTGTGCCATTGGTTTTCCTTCCCGGATATGCTCTTGCCGCCCGGCTGCGAGGCCGCCGTGAGTAAGAGGATTAAGAAACATGGTGAAGACAGACGATTAACGGCTCGAAATATACGAAAGATGCGCCGAAAAATCAACCTCCCCGCCCCCTTTTACGCCCTTTTTGTCGGTCATGAGCCTCGCTCCCGCGGTCTCCGATCTCAAGCAGAGATTGGGAACCAAAGGAACGAAGCCTGAAGGCTGCGGCTACCGGTGGCCCGAGGGGGTTACTCGAACTCCGTCGGGCTCTTTTGCCCGACGTAACTTACGATATCTTCTCCCCCATCCACCCCGATGACATTTCCCGATATAAACGACGCGTCGTCGAGTGAAAGGAGCGCAATCGCTCGCGCGACGTCCTCGGGGGTGGTCACCCGCATTTGCGGATTCTTCCCGCGGGCGATTTTCAGCATGCTCGCCGCTCCGGGTATCTTTCGGAGCGCCGGTGTGTCTGTCACTCCCGCCAGTATGGAATTTGCCGTGATCCCGTGGGGGCCGAGTTCCATCGCCAGCTGGCGGATATGCGATTCCAGGGCTGCCTTTGCGGCAGAAACGGCCCCATAGTTGGGGAGCACGTGGTGCCCCCCGGAACTCGTCATGGCAAAGACCCTGCCGCCTGACTTCATAAATCCGTTCACGAACACGGCCTGCGTCCAGTAGACGATCGAATTCGCCATGACGTCGAGCGTCATTTCCATCTGGGCCTGCGAGAGGATGTCGTCGGCCTTTTTCGCGATGTAGGGCCTCAGCGTGCCGAACGCCAGCGAATGAACCAGCGTGCGTATGGTGGCTTCCGGCGACGAACTGAATTCCTTCCGGATCGCCTCGATGGTCTCCGCGCGTTTCTCCGCGCTCGAAGCGTTGACATTGAAGAAGACCGCTTTCGATCCGGCCGCGCGTATCTCACCGGTGATCCGCTCCACGTTAGGCATCGTCGAGGCCCTGTCGAAGTGAACGCCGAACACGTTCATGCCCCGCCGGGCCAGCTCTAACGCAGCCGCGCCTCCAAATCCGCTCGACGCGCCGAGGATGAGCGCCCAATGATGCTTGCTGAACTGCGCGGTTTGCGGCACGGCTATTCCTTCTGAACGGTGATGAGAGACCAGGTTAGGATGCGCCCAAGATGGGAATTTTCGGCCTGAAAAACAACTCTACTCGACGGTGACGCTCTTGGCCAGGTTGCGCGGTTGATCCACATCCGTCCCCCGGGCGAGTGCAATATAGTACGCAAGGAGTTGGAGGGGTATGCTGTTCACGATCGGCCCGAAGAAGTTATAGGTCCTGGGGACACGGATCACGTACTCCGCAAGGGAGTCGATCTCGGTATCGTCTTCATTGGCGATGGCGATAATACGCCCCTTTCGCGCCCGAACCTCCTGCATGTTGCTCACGACCTTGTCGTAGATCGCATCCTTCGGCACGATAAACACCACGGGCATATCGTTGTCGATCAGAGCGATCGGCCCGTGCTTCATTTCCGCGGCCGGATAACCTTCGGCGTGGATGTAAGAGATCTCTTTCAGCTTGAGCGCCCCCTCCAGGGCCGTGGGGAAATTACTCCCTCTTCCCAGATACAGGAAGTTCCGCACGTTCTTGAACTCTTCTGCGATCAAGCGAATGTGCCCGGAGTTTTCGAGGACCTTCGACACTTTCGCGGGAATGGACATCAGATCCGTAGCGAGAAGGCGGCCCTGTTCCGCCGAAAGGCCGCGGTGACGGGCCAGCAGCAGTGTGATGAGCGAGAGCACGGCAATCTGCGAAGTAAACGCCTTCGTGGAAGCCACTCCGATCTCGGGCCCCGCGTGAATGTATACTCCTGCCTCCGTTTCCCGCGCGATAGTGCTCCCGACGACATTGACGATGCCGAGGACGGTGGCTCCCTTCGCCCGGCCCTCGCGCAACGCTGCAAGGGTATCTGCGGTTTCACCGCTCTGGCTGATCATGAACATCACGTCATCAGGGCTGACAATCGGATTTCGATACCGGAACTCGGAAGCGTAGTCCACCTCCACCGGAATCCGGGCGAGCTGTTCGAGCATATACTTTCCGGCCAGGGCCGCGTGCCACGAGGTGCCGCACGCCGTGATAATGATCCTCCTCGCATTCAGTAGCTTCTCGAGAACAGGCTCCAGCCCTCCCAGCTTCGCGGTTCCCTCGTTGACCAGAAGCCGGCCGCGAAGAGCGTTGTGGATCGATTCGGGCTGCTCGTGGATCTCCTTGAGCATGAAATGCTCTAAACCGCCCTTTTCGATCTGCTCGAGATCGAACGTGATTTCCTCCACCTCCTTGATGATTTCCTCATCATGGATCGTTTTCGTGGAGAAAGAATCGGCCGTAATGCACGCGACCTCCCCGTCCTCAAGGTACACGACCTGGCGGGTGTGGTCGACCAGCGCGGCGGCGTCCGACGCGATGAGATTCTCGGCCTCACCCACTCCGATGACGAGCGGGCTCCCCTTCCGTGCGGCGATAATCTTGTCGGGTTCCTTCGTCGAAACGACGAGGATTCCGTACGCCCCCTCCACCTCGAGCAATGCCTTGCGCACAGCCGTAAAGAGATCGCTCGAGTGCTTGTACATCTCCTCGATAAGGTGAACAAGGACTTCGGTATCCGTCACGGTACGGATAACATGACCGTCCGCCTCGAGTTTCCGCTTCAGCGTGAGATAGTTCTCGATAATGCCGTTATGGATGATGGCGATTTCGCGTTTGCAGTCCCAATGGGGATGCGCGTTCCCGTCCGTCGGCTCGCCATGCGTCGCCCAGCGGGTGTGCCCGATACCGAGATTCGACCGGTAGCCGTTCCCGCCGATCAGATTCACCAACTCCGCGACCTTTCCGGCTTTTTTGAAGACGGTCAGTTCCTTGCCGTTCACGAGGGCGACTCCGGCGGAGTCGTAACCGCGGTACTCAAGCCTCTGGAGCCCCTCAAGAATAATCGGGAGACAATTCTTCGGTCCGATATAGCCGACTATGCCGCACATGATCGTATCCTATCT contains:
- a CDS encoding glycoside hydrolase family 18 protein, with the protein product MKLKTMIVMLTLVVPIAANGGDEKGAEQPAGGRIVVGYYFNSGNGYDVSRIKYENITHVSHAFAIPNPDGTLNIDDIRSEIDGFARTVHQNNRKAVISVGGWGGSSNFSGIASDSNKRRVFVSALKSFCVSNKYDGVDIDWEYPTLDERPIVTKLIREISGALRSGNTYYTLSMAIPPSVGERGYALAELDPYLDWIGVMTYDYSTCVSLTADDNAPLSIAQSDIELLLRTVSPKKLLFGFPFYGRQYHCPLGAGLGARTDSCVEVTFATLPDFSHGSWQRRWDTTNSVPYLLNQSTRRVISYDDQESIRLKCQWLKGKNLGGAIIWALGQDGSDSVEPLLSIIGKELLGP
- a CDS encoding serine/threonine-protein kinase, which translates into the protein MIGQTISHYKILEKLGEGGMGVVYKAEDVNLRRTVVLKFLTRHAKDDPRSTPRFALEARAAARIQHPNVAAVYEYAEASEPSGEGSQSFIAMEYVEGETLKARIGRGPLPVAEALRVFQQLLHGLQAAHAKGIVHRDIKPANVILMRDGTVKILDFGVSKLSGEPTITATNAVVGSIAYMSPEQLSGGTVDQRCDIWAAGIVLGEMLAQQLPFPGDYSEAIMYKILHEPPLDLRTVRGDIPDLCQAVYLRCLEKNAAQRFQSADEVLNALGATSPGPSRKRVALTQKRRVQLVLAILLVAAGALWRFVQNNPDGSHGRPGALRVGIVPYRNLAVPNDPNQWAYALQGLLVQRLTGTGGLGIIDPMSLNGLIESSFGGSNSQHTTGQLFDAARSVGLSDIIDGTISLVSGSGAKPYVIHTQVVEASSRSVVYSTDAAFSGEPDMAAAADSIASGIRSYFQVHQLEAGRETELNVWYQHGVRNVEALKAFLQASRYIFRIEPGGEPYLRRAIALDSEFVSPRIWLVSTLVGHRKVDEARQEIAVLKRLEPSASPFDQAMIGWAEAYASGDLAGQIRALQHALEFSPDNNILLFNLAIDHYILKNYDAAIADLKPVMQMRWQYSAAYYLLAGCYESLHDLKRAREVLESSLSIKPVYKGNYGLLAAVTTRLGDTVNALKYEVSYLQRCAELGDSAAEGFAGLAKMYADDELFGKGEEFYRQAIALKLNDPSYHRHLADCLSKLGKVDSAKDEYRAALKLNPGLSEIYPILGKLYEQSGDTQTALKFFKQFRAKDSLSDQAKR
- a CDS encoding nuclear transport factor 2 family protein → MRHVVMLLSFVVLLSPNLFSQTKTPKVVGDSASVKEVMERIATYRVALIQKDVKKLDSIWGDEYLFTNASGVLVTKAERIANLKSGATALDSIVPNEDQVHVRVYGNVAVVKSHVFLKGQYSGQSTADNFRSMHVWVKRKGSWQLVANQLTRVAKP
- a CDS encoding AbrB/MazE/SpoVT family DNA-binding domain-containing protein — its product is MPAVKIGTSRQVVIPKKIHDEIGLTPGDYLEVELHDGKVVLTPKTLVDKQIKDRLKEGLEDIKRGRIHGPFHSTKDMVRSLRKGKKSKKR
- a CDS encoding SDR family oxidoreductase codes for the protein MPQTAQFSKHHWALILGASSGFGGAAALELARRGMNVFGVHFDRASTMPNVERITGEIRAAGSKAVFFNVNASSAEKRAETIEAIRKEFSSSPEATIRTLVHSLAFGTLRPYIAKKADDILSQAQMEMTLDVMANSIVYWTQAVFVNGFMKSGGRVFAMTSSGGHHVLPNYGAVSAAKAALESHIRQLAMELGPHGITANSILAGVTDTPALRKIPGAASMLKIARGKNPQMRVTTPEDVARAIALLSLDDASFISGNVIGVDGGEDIVSYVGQKSPTEFE
- the glmS gene encoding glutamine--fructose-6-phosphate transaminase (isomerizing); its protein translation is MCGIVGYIGPKNCLPIILEGLQRLEYRGYDSAGVALVNGKELTVFKKAGKVAELVNLIGGNGYRSNLGIGHTRWATHGEPTDGNAHPHWDCKREIAIIHNGIIENYLTLKRKLEADGHVIRTVTDTEVLVHLIEEMYKHSSDLFTAVRKALLEVEGAYGILVVSTKEPDKIIAARKGSPLVIGVGEAENLIASDAAALVDHTRQVVYLEDGEVACITADSFSTKTIHDEEIIKEVEEITFDLEQIEKGGLEHFMLKEIHEQPESIHNALRGRLLVNEGTAKLGGLEPVLEKLLNARRIIITACGTSWHAALAGKYMLEQLARIPVEVDYASEFRYRNPIVSPDDVMFMISQSGETADTLAALREGRAKGATVLGIVNVVGSTIARETEAGVYIHAGPEIGVASTKAFTSQIAVLSLITLLLARHRGLSAEQGRLLATDLMSIPAKVSKVLENSGHIRLIAEEFKNVRNFLYLGRGSNFPTALEGALKLKEISYIHAEGYPAAEMKHGPIALIDNDMPVVFIVPKDAIYDKVVSNMQEVRARKGRIIAIANEDDTEIDSLAEYVIRVPRTYNFFGPIVNSIPLQLLAYYIALARGTDVDQPRNLAKSVTVE